Genomic window (Cucumis sativus cultivar 9930 chromosome 2, Cucumber_9930_V3, whole genome shotgun sequence):
GGCGCTAACGAAACGGCGATGCAACTCCTTCGACCAGCATCTCCTCTGCTTGCGAGAGCACTGCTGTTTCTGCTGCTGCATTCCAGTTCGTAAATTCACCGAAGCAGTGAGAGTGGAAGACGAGACAGCTCTAGTCCCGCTTGATCTCGAACCAGTTGAAGCTGATTCCTCCATTGGACTTTTTATTCCAGGAGTGCAAAGAGAAAGCCCATGAATAGGAAACTCCTCCTTATCCTCCTTCCTCGCAACCATGGCTGAAGAGAATATGGGATAAGATGGCTTAAAGGGCACTTGGATCCTCTCTCCATTTTTAGTTCTACAAGATTGCATTGAAACCTGAGTCACTACAGGACCTCCTTTCTCATTTCTCTGTGAccatccaaaaagaaaagcaaattaTAAAGTGATTATCAAACGGACAAAAGAATAGAACTCCATAGTTGTTATTCTTTGGACAAATTGTTTGTACCTTGGTTTCCAATTTGTAATTAGAGTGGTGGTTATCATCAGAGTTCCAAAGTTGAACAGAGCTCATCCAATTCTTTTGATCCCTATAGTCATTCCCTTTCTTGGAATCATCACCgtcatcttcttcttgttctttctTTAGAGGTATGAACTCTTCCAAAACTGGTTTGGTTTTAGGAACTGCACATTGCATTTTCTCATCCTTTACAGCTAAAATGGCTGAAAACAGAAACGTCAACAACCATAAGTACAAAACGGGGAGCCCAAAATTCCCATTGCAAGAAATGAATTTCAAATGATCTTCAAAGAGATTCCCCAAATTCCAAATCTCAGAAATTAACCGCATATTGAATCGAAACCTACAAATattgagaagaagaattgAACTCACCATCTTTTAAGAGAACCATACAGAGAGGAAGCTCCCGTTTAAAGGCATCGATCTTCCTCACTTCATCCTCCAAAGTTTTGATGAAATCGTTAAGCTTAGAGACCCTATCGGAGACATTCCCGATCATGGAAACCTCTTTGAAGAAATCTGTGATCGTTTTAGGCACAAAAGAGGGTCTAAAATCCAAAGTGAGCTCAGAAGGAAGAGAACCCATTATGGATCTTCGTGTTGTGGAGAGAACCCAGATCttggtttgaatttttggATCAAAAGTTAGgaggaaaaatggaagaaaaagaagagtgaTGAAGGTGGGTGAAacgtataaataaaaaagaaaaatatataaatctatatatatatatatatatatacgtgaAGATGTTGAGTTGATGAGATTACGTATAAATACAGGgagggaaaagagagaaaagggtGTAaggggagaaagaagaaagatggtgGGATTGGGATTATATGTGGAGAATGGAGATTCTGATCGGAGTGCGAGTGGAAGAGAAAACATCGCCGATTTTTGACAGGGTTATAAAAGTCACTTTCGCGTCGTCgcatatttttctctcttttaactCACTGAGTCAACTCGCCCTTTTTAACcccaacttcttcttttttatctcttttttctatttctttatataataaatctctcttcttttcttttctttctttttttttttttttaattttggagtttgctgtttatatttttcattttttatttttatatttaaaattttcagcttcttaatttttattttattggggttttttcaaaatataacaaactttaaaatatttacattttaaaaacaaaaaatatcttaGTCAACACTCGATTAATCGGTCACACGCGCGCACAATTAACCTTCTCTCAAACGATCTTGTACTACCGTCTAAACGAATGATCTACGACTATTTAGATCATGATACACGATAATcctgtagttctttttaaaggATGAGGACAAaagcttcaaatttaaatagtcGTGTTGATCATGACAAATGAATCGTGTTGATTATGATAAGCGATAGTATAGTTCAATGTAAATGATcattaaaaactataaatctAACGATTGTATTGATTAtggtaaacgatcatgttaatcatttaaaatgatatttgaacaattttgatattctCGTACatgagaaagatgaaaaagaatattgaaacaattttaaaatagctTCAAAAATctggttgaaaatgagaagataatatatatatatatatattttttttttttttgttagattgATGTAAAttatccaatttttattcttgcattttcaataaacatattgattatttaattaattacgaaacaaaaacaaaaataaataaatatagagactaaaatatagaaattggatatttaaaaagcaaaaactaACATGTcaagaaatatgaagaaaaaagaaagaaaaagatttgacCTTTTGTAAACGTTTTATATGGTTTacaaaagaagacaaaagaatgagtgaaaaaagaaagtgatggagtagtaaatgaaaatatgttgATCGGTTGCAAGAAAAACATTAACCTTTTGTAAACGTTTTACATAAACATATTAGGGTGAGATTGATTCATTTGAATAAGTTTGATATTAATTTGACATAAGTTATatgaatcaattttaattactcTAAATGAAATTAAGGTGTTTGTCCCAAATGATTGTGACAAAGTTTCAATTGTGTGCAAATGAGTAGTAGTGTATTTGACCCTTCAAAAATCTTTGGTTCACAAAATAATAGTTCACAATACCATTCACATTTACcagtaaatatttaaatatcgaTATATCGttgtaaatttaaactaaggttttaactttaaattttggtttttattatGGACCAAGAAATTTAATGGATCAATGAGagtaatttttaactttttttaagtttaagggtatttacgaaactttttaatagtttcaggtattttgaaacaaaactttaacgATTTCCATCTAAAACTAATTGTGACGgtattttttaaccattttcaaaagtaatgAGAtgttaattaacattttgataCATTGTCAAGAAGAAAGTTATGCGTGTTGAACGGCTGGTTGAGAGGAATTGctgaacaagaagaagaagtcaAAACCAAAAGGAGAAAGAGTTGAGGCTAAGTATTGTGGATGGTCCTTCTcacaaagtattttcaaataaaaaggaaTTTCTAAAATGTGTCTTAATCCAATTGTTTGTTGTGAATGATTTCATGTCTTTCTCATGAGACGTGTTAGTGATGTCAGATGTTGGCGACGTTAAGAAAGTTAAGTTCGAGACAAGTTAAAGTAAGTTGTTATGCTTACTAGGTGTTCAACGCATCATCTCGCAAAGAGGTATGCGATGAGTGTCTAGGTGGCACGCTCCCATTTGGTCGCAAGGAGTGGCATTTGCTGTGACAAAATATCACTTAGACACTAATAGACATTATCTATTTGTCAATGTGTATCATTAATATAACGTGACAGTtgctatattaaaaaatattttcaacaattttgtcatttaattagaataaatttttgtttatggtggagactaaaataatgaaataagatatttagaaaacaaaaaagcatGGCATAATAATGTTAGAGTGCATGAACACATTTGGGTCAACCAATGAAGGTCCTTAGCCATTCCATTTAGGCCATCCATTATGTCCATGACCAACCTATAAACTCTTCTACGAACTTGGACCATAGTCACCTCCAATCTCCATCATCCCCTTTCATCTTTGGGTTTCTTTGTCTTTACCATAATTGGTCTTCGTCTATCTTGATAAATCAACCCATAACATCATATTATACATGTAATGGTACATCCAATAatgtctaatatatatatatacgtgtATTCTTTACACTCAATATTGTCTacattaaatatgaaataatttcatatgttCGGGTTCTTACttcttttagtatttttttattaatatagtCATTGCTTGTATTGAATAGAATTAGTCAATGTTATGTCCATATTTCTTCCatatataaaacattattcttcacttcaataataataaaaaaaatgtattgaaaCCTTATTGTATGGCTCATATTTATAGTCAAGTCTTGGTTATGATATGAAATTGAATACAatagttttattaattattcatgtatttatatttataagagtgtgaaaaagaaataaagattcGTTTTTTAGAAGTACGAACCCACTTTTGAGTAGATTATAGAATGAAAGATAAAACAGAGAAGAAAAATCTAGTAGTGCTAATGTAAACCTCacaaaatagaatttataTCTCCAATTAGTGAATACAATAGTGATATTGAAAACTCATCATATTCATCCTTcgttttttcaaacttaatgcCATTATTTCTAGGGGCGTTTTAGTAAATGTGCTTTTATAATGTTTCACTATCAAGATTGCCACTAACCCAATATCTAATCCCCTAACAAACTCTctttcttaataatattatttacaacAATTTCACAATCATCAAAAGATTTGAAACTctttactaattaaaattgttttataattggATGAAAAACGGGTAGCTTTCCTGtccacaaattttattttttattctactttTCATACTTTTCATCTTGACAAATTCTTCTTACTCTAAtcgtaaaatattttagtatttttcatgCATGATAAGAATGACATgcttatttgttgatttttttacgTAACTTTCTCagacaaaaaatattatataactaaagattctaatattttttaccataaataaaatctataatttttttctaattaagaTTATATATCTTATTTAGTTGAATATTTATCTACTTTTATAATTACCCTTTgttttaaacttgtttttgtttgaaagtaaatttgaattatatatatatatgtgtgtggtTTTAAAGAATTGATTCCATTTGAAAGATGAGactctcattttctttaaattttcatttttcctcctctttcatatatttctttccaattaaaatctttttagAACTCTTTTATCCCTTTaagtttttctctctatttatttttttccaaaaaagattcttttgtacttttctctacaatttttcaatctctaaataatttcatttctctttccaaagtttcattttccccaacttttttccatttgttgtttttagttatctttcctttcctgattatcaaataaaataaagagtaGTACTACTTAATTGTATACTATGACgcactcatttttttttatgatcataacaaGAAGAGATATCacaagaaatattaaaatatactaGTAGAAAAGAAATCTTACCCAACTTCGGGAGAGCCTAATAAGAGTGTTCGTTCACTAATATCCCTATACTTACGAGAAAACTTAAGTTTCATTGAGAGAGTCTCACATGCACTTAAGGGAAGCCTGAGTAATCATTCTCTAAGTTGAGCTATTTGAGTGTTATTGTAATTGTcgtttatttacaaataagtATATCATTCTAATTGctttactttaattatattagtGAATATGTTTTTCCATGGGCACACTGTCTTCCAAACTTAAGTAGAATTGCACTTTAATTATCTCATCATCCATTTATAATTGTgtaaaaggtaaaatttgAAGGGGAGAGAAAACAAttattatcaaacaaatttgattttctcctagtaacaaaaaagaaattaataatcaaacGAGTCGAAAATACAATGTATATAAAAAGCTATTGCACCTTTACTGAAATTGTGAGGAGTGTCTGAATAAAactgaaaattaaattgagggtagataaaaaatgaaatcatgaAACGTCCAAACAGTGGAAAAGATGACTGTGTTGAAAATTATGGGAAGAGAATTAGTTTGATATCAAAACCAACTAACCATCCTAAATTCATTACATTTCATCATTTGAAACATGCCGTAAGGCGTAAGTAGATAAGATTAAACGGTCAAAAGTACCACTTAGATTAGATTAGGGAATCCAATTGATCAAGTTGAAtgaaagattatatatattatcctttcaaaaattcatattatattgTAGAAcactttatataaaaaaaatttaaaaaaaaaaaagaaagaaagaaagaaaagaaagtcataggtataaaatcattttgacTTTATGAAGGAAAGATATGGGCCACCAAATTGGAATATTGTTGTGTTGATAGTCTATGTGTTGATTTAGATTCCAACAACTTTAGCTTACTATGTTCAtcataaatcttttatttaattaatttcattcacATTTgaccaaatataaacattattcCATACTTATTTTGGTGTCCcctccaattttctttttttttttcccctcaacttttcaaacaattCTCTCCCACTGTAAGGATGATGATAACCTTTATTGGTGGATTataaatcttttctttctctctttcagttttttttctttaattagtttgttttggGTTGTAGcgaaataaatttataaatatactaaaatttcataatacaTACTTAGTAATGTCCATTAGTAATGCTGATAAACACTAATAAGTTTTTGGATGTCTATTAATATCTAGCATTGAGGGTAGATTTTGATACATTGATCAATACtttcaacaattttgtaaaaaaaattaatccttATTGTATCTTGAAAgggtaaaaaaaatggattaaaGTGAGATCTACTTGGGCGATTTGACCCAACACCTTTCATTATAATTGATCGTATTTGTTGTTTGCAAAGTCTAAATTCAACATTCAACTTTGgctaattttatatttagggTGCTTTTATATTTAcctaaaagttattttttaaaaaaatttgtcgtcattttttaaaaaaggaaatatagTCTTTTTCGTTAACTTTtttgtgaataaaataaaataaatctaaatataatTGGGAGTTgcatatgatttaaaataaacattattttttttaatatcttacAAAGAATactttaaatactttttatatgaaattaaatggaatgtttgtatgtttgttgaagaaaaattatgagaAATTAGTGCAATTTCTCAAATCAAATCCGTCTTAGGAACGGTCttcaaaaagatattttttaaaaaaatattaattaaaaatcagTTTTTTTAGATCAAATTTTCGATTCCTAAAGATATGACCTCCCATCTCAAGAATTCTAGTAAATCGGACTCCCTAAATTTTCATAGGATTTTGTCTACGAAAAATAGtataagttattaaaaaatattgattaagaAACCCCATGAAACCatagattaaattttgaaggtttgaaaaaataaaaataaaaaattataacattatagaaaaattttctaaatgattaaaaaagaatctttattttaaaacatagagAATTTTAAGTTGGAAGGATTttaaaacacataaaattttaaatagaaagaatttttaaaatttaaatagaaaacaaaatgaggcttaataaaaaaattagataagtAAAACAATCTTaaagaagaatcaaaataaattaaacaaacctaaaataacttatttagattttaatataaacatatatattggAGATTAATCTCAGACTTTCAAAGAATCAATTTCCTCACCTCAAAAATTCTAGGAAATCAGACTTCTAAATTTTCTAGGTTACTTTctgaaaatgttgtttttataaagaaaattaatttaaaatgttaacaaatttaaacaattattagCATTAACATATTAAATTGaccacaaaagagaaaaaaattaaataacaaataaaagacgAGAACATATTAAAGAAGCAATAATCAAtactataaaaagaaaaataaataaatatgctaattatatatatatatatacggaagataaaatatatagagaataaagcctaagaataaattaacaaaagaaatacatgataacaaataaaaagaagataaacaaCAAGGTAGGAACTAAGAACAAGAATAATaagcaaatatttaattatttagtcttttttttttctttttgcatttTCGTATGGAAGCTTgaagaaagataaataaaacGACAATagtaagaataaaaatatataaagaactttgaacgaaaataaacaaaatcagaagaagaaagaaaagaaaaaaaaatattgaaattccAAGACACTAAACTcacttttgtttgaaatttgaaacattgGACCAACGCTCTATCATACACCTCCAActaaattagaattttttttttttttttgattggATTCTTGGCATTGTAGGGAGTTTTTATGAGAAATATGAAGATTTAGGGGTTGctagaaaagaaagtaaaatgaaTGTTATAGATCTTctggtttgtttttttaagaagagATAAAGGTCGAGAgaagtaaagaaaataatactaaGGTTAGCCTACATCATAAAAATGACATGAATGTTTTAataaccaaaaccaaatttagaaaaattaccATATTTAGTATTTCTCTACTTAACTTAGACTAactaattgatttaattactCTAACAAAACTACccacaaaactttaaaaatagttaaataacatttttttacaaatagttGGTTAAtcacaacatttaaaatagagcaaaatgaagagaaaaaaattaatttatcaattaaattaattctaaataaaGTCGGACAAAATTAGGTGGCTACAAGTAAGGGCGTTCataaaatacttgaaaatcGAACCAATTTGACAAACCGAACCgaaccaaattaaaatcaaaccaaaatcGATTGCATGCAGATCGGTGTGGtttgtgttattttaaaaCCACTTCTTATGCGGTTTggttcattttaatattttaaatcgaTTATAAAACCGAACCGAACAACTtcgttttaaaacataaataaatttaaagtattgTTCATAAAggttttgtttctaaaactCGGTTAAATATGTTGACCTAAGATCCATTGATATCTAAAATCAAAAAGggaaattttatagaaattggTGCTTTGGTGGTTTGAGATTGTtcgaaatttaaaatagaaaagcaAATTTTATCGAACTCGAGGTTTTGGTGGCTAGagattttccaaaatttaaaccgAACGCATATGTAGTTCgattttgatttggtttaaCACAAACATGCGATTCATTTCGGTTTcgtatgagattttttttttgcattttaggTTCGGTGCGGTTGTAGGTTGGAACCGAACTGAACCATGAACACCCCTAGCTACATGTACAAAAGATTGTCTCGTTTTCAACTTTATCAAATCTCATATACTCTTCTGAATACATCATTTCAATAGTAAgtccaatttatttataagttaaatGCATTCTAAGAATTTGAAAGCATAATGAAAATCATATGGAACATGAACTCGATAGAGATCGATTTAAGGATTTAAACACATGTTAgaaatctttttcatttttggaaacatttataaagaaaatcacTCACCCTTACATTCAACTTGCTCTTCCTCCTAGCTTCCTCAGCCAACAGTCTCCTTGTACCTCTTGAAATCTTTGTCGGAATCAAGCTCATTCTGCATCTGTGAAATCTTGGATACTTCTTCAATCCTTTCTTAAATAAGCTCAGGGTACAAGCAACTTCAAACTGACTTGAATTCCTTCTATTTATAGGTCTCCTCCACTGAAATTTCTTAAGACCAAATGATTACCTTTACCAGAGACGAGAAGTGGCACAATCT
Coding sequences:
- the LOC101214647 gene encoding transcription factor HHO6, which produces MGSLPSELTLDFRPSFVPKTITDFFKEVSMIGNVSDRVSKLNDFIKTLEDEVRKIDAFKRELPLCMVLLKDAILAVKDEKMQCAVPKTKPVLEEFIPLKKEQEEDDGDDSKKGNDYRDQKNWMSSVQLWNSDDNHHSNYKLETKRNEKGGPVVTQVSMQSCRTKNGERIQVPFKPSYPIFSSAMVARKEDKEEFPIHGLSLCTPGIKSPMEESASTGSRSSGTRAVSSSTLTASVNLRTGMQQQKQQCSRKQRRCWSKELHRRFVSALQQLGGSQVATPKQIRELMQVDGLTNDEVKSHLQKFRLHARRLPASAVPPANQSSVVVLGGLLVPQDPYADSSKACSSQSGSPQGPLQLAGTGGDSMEEEEDVKSESYCWKSRIQKPGNEDV